One part of the Tachysurus vachellii isolate PV-2020 chromosome 6, HZAU_Pvac_v1, whole genome shotgun sequence genome encodes these proteins:
- the LOC132847761 gene encoding putative C-type lectin domain family 20 member A — MKHHLFVLLLFTGVLTLVLSFSRKYYLIQQSKTWNDAKAFCRATYTDLAIIKTNEEMAQLQNVSQTQQFGSNAWIGLYTNINKWQWTLDNELLGSYTPWSNWEPNDWLGNERCVSIILMEWVDAPCEWQIPFVCFDDRKTGADRYILITQSMIWYDAQSYCRQYHTDLASVRNTTENLIVGALNTLMFTWIGLVRDPWYWTDQTTNVSIIKWSFGSVNDYLKNKSCVYLNGGLSQANVEQCSNILPFFCYVFPTQKKTIRMKLKSSKDVNDPKIMTAIEEKVGFIFTQRTVTFSLLQPDLEPSSH, encoded by the exons ATGAAGCATCATCTTTTTGTGCTCCTGCTTTTCACAG GTGTCCTTACCCTtgtcctgtctttctctcgTAAATACTATCTGATCCAGCAGAGCAAAACATGGAACGATGCTAAGGCTTTCTGCCGAGCCACATACACTGACCTGGCTATCATCAAAACTAATGAAGAGATGGCCCAACTTCAGAACGTTTCACAGACACAACAATTCGGATCCAATGCTTGGATTGGACTGTACACTAACATCAACAAGTGGCAATGGACATTGGACAATGAGCTGCTTGGAAGCTATACACCTTGGTCTAATTGGGAGCCTAATGACTGGCTAGGAAATGAACGTTGTGTCTCTATTATCCTTATGGAATGGGTTGATGCACCATGTGAATGGCAGATACCATTTGTGTGCTTTGATG ACAGGAAGACTGGAGCTGACAGGTACATTCTTATTACTCAGTCTATGATATGGTATGATGCTCAGAGTTACTGTAGGCAGTACCATACAGACCTGGCCAGTGtgagaaacacaacagaaaactTAATTGTTGGGGCATTGAACACTCTGATGTTCACTTGGATTGGCCTTGTGAGAGACCCCTGGTATTGGACAGACCAGACCACCAATGTGTCCATCATTAAGTGGTCATTTGGATCAGTTAATGATTATCTGAAGAATAAAAGTTGTGTCTATTTAAATGGTGGTCTGTCTCAGGCTAATGTAGAACAGTGCTCAAACATACTGCCTTTCTTCTGTTACG TATTCCCAACACAGAAGAAGACCATAAGAATGAAGCTGAAGTCCAGTAAGGATGTGAATGATCCTAAAATAATGACAGCTATTGAGGAGAAGGTGGGTTTCATCTTCACTCAACGTACAGTCACCTTCTCATTACTGCAGCCAGACCTCGAGCCTTCATCACACTGA